A genomic region of Vitis vinifera cultivar Pinot Noir 40024 chromosome 7, ASM3070453v1 contains the following coding sequences:
- the LOC100255499 gene encoding serine/arginine-rich splicing factor SR34B isoform X2 yields MSSRASRTLYVGNLPGDIREREVEDLFYKYGPIAHIDLKIPPRPPGYAFVEFEESRDAEDAIRGRDGYDFDGHRLRVELAHGGRGHSSSIDRHSHSSGRGGRGGASRRSEYRVLVTGLPSSASWQDLKDHMRRAGDVCFSQVFHDGGGTVGIVDYTNYDDMKFAIRKLDDSEFRNAFSRAYVRVKEYDSSRSFSRSRSRSYSRGKSASRSRSRSYSRSRSQSKSPKAKSSRRSRSRSVSSRSHSGSKPRSLSGYGYMQRSGIAY; encoded by the exons ATGAGTAGTCGTGCGAGTAGAACTCTTTATGTTGGCAATCTCCCTGGTGACATTCGAGAGAGAGAAGTAGAAGACCTGTTTTATAAG TATGGGCCTATAGCTCACATTGATCTGAAAATCCCCCCTAGACCCCCTGGCTATGCATTTGTTGAG TTTGAAGAGTCTCGTGATGCTGAAGATGCTATTCGAGGTCGTGATGGTTATGATTTTGATGGGCACCGATTGCGG GTGGAACTGGCACATGGTGGGCGTGGACATTCATCATCAATAGATCGGCATAGTCATAGCAGTGGTCGAGGTGGCCGGGGTGGAGCATCTAGGCGCTCTGAATACCGTG TGTTAGTCACTGGATTACCCTCTTCTGCTTCGTGGCAAGACTTAAAG GATCACATGCGCCGTGCAGGGGATGTTTGTTTCTCTCAAGTTTTCCATGATGGTGGTG GTACAGTGGGGATTGTGGATTACACAAACTACGATGACATGAAATTTGCA ATCAGGAAACTTGATGATTCTGAGTTTCGGAATGCATTTAGTCGGGCATATGTTCGA GTGAAGGAATATGATTCGAGCCGGAGCTTTTCTAGGAGTCGCAGTCGATCCTACTCAAGGGGCAAGAGCGCTAGTCGCAGCCGCAGCCGAAGCTATAGTCGCAGCAGGAGCCAGAg CAAGTCTCCAAAGGCCAAATCCTCCCGTCGATCACGTTCTAGGTCTGTTTCTTCACGTTCTCACTCTGGGTCAAAGCCACGCTCTTTGTCAGG ataTGGATATATGCAGCGATCTGGGATTGCATATTAG
- the LOC100250321 gene encoding phytochrome A-associated F-box protein, with amino-acid sequence MHKTTEYHKFCKPRSQTTCVEVQRVGESPNPGGSSVFAEGKISDTHFANQSAMTMGNETVFSKLSDDVVLSILFKLEDDPRYWARLACVCTKFSSLIRNVCWKTKCSQTIPSIVADLFSGPGDSSPPGGWAALHKLSVCCPGLLHSGVLLENSDFGLERELGPDEDYRKAGSFQITVGDATTPAVASSSHHDGNSEVSDSCSWSLFDDLYFDTLYNVSETMDETQIGVEVENGAVKVGGDLPVSKTVKSCRPLRSHLASGVWNLSREQGNKLLASRFRGDCLYICDWPGCVHVEEKRNYMLFRGVFKNFKRSRVWRTINDGNRSKVDLNCAFCPCKETWDLHSAFCLRRGFGYHDDGEPVVRAYVCENGHVSGAWTEYPLYT; translated from the coding sequence ATGCACAAAACCACAGAATACCATAAATTTTGCAAACCTCGATCCCAAACGACGTGTGTTGAAGTCCAAAGGGTTGGAGAGAGTCCCAATCCCGGAGGTTCGTCTGTTTTTGCCGAAGGGAAAATTTCTGATACCCATTTCGCAAATCAATCAGCAATGACTATGGGCAATGAGACTGTGTTCTCAAAACTATCCGACGACGTGGTTCTTAGCATATTGTTCAAGCTCGAAGACGACCCTCGATACTGGGCACGCCTCGCATGCGTCTGCACCAAATTCTCCTCTCTAATCCGCAATGTTTGTTGGAAAACCAAATGCTCCCAAACCATCCCTTCCATTGTCGCCGATCTCTTCTCCGGCCCCGGCGACTCATCCCCGCCTGGAGGCTGGGCGGCGCTGCACAAGCTCTCTGTTTGTTGCCCGGGACTCCTCCACTCTGGCGTCCTCTTAGAGAATTCCGATTTTGGTCTGGAGCGCGAGCTCGGGCCCGATGAGGATTATCGGAAAGCGGGTTCGTTTCAGATCACTGTTGGAGATGCGACAACCCCAGCTGTGGCGTCTTCGAGCCACCATGATGGTAATTCAGAAGTTTCTGATTCATGTTCTTGGTCTTTGTTTGACGATCTTTACTTTGATACTTTGTACAATGTATCTGAAACCATGGATGAGACTCAAATTGGTGTGGAGGTTGAGAACGGTGCGGTGAAAGTGGGTGGAGATTTGCCTGTTTCTAAGACAGTGAAGAGCTGCAGACCTCTGAGGTCACATTTGGCTTCTGGAGTGTGGAATTTGAGTCGTGAACAGGGCAATAAGCTTCTTGCGAGTCGCTTTCGGGGGGATTGTTTGTACATTTGTGACTGGCCTGGGTGCGTTCACGTGGAAGAGAAGCGAAACTATATGCTCTTTAGAGGGGTTTTTAAGAATTTCAAGCGGTCTAGAGTTTGGAGGACCATAAATGATGGGAATCGGAGCAAGGTTGATCTGAATTGTGCTTTTTGTCCATGTAAGGAGACTTGGGATCTGCATTCTGCCTTCTGTTTGAGGCGAGGTTTTGGGTACCATGATGATGGGGAGCCAGTTGTTCGAGCTTATGTTTGTGAGAATGGGCATGTCTCTGGGGCATGGACTGAGTACCCATTGTACACTTAG
- the LOC100255499 gene encoding serine/arginine-rich-splicing factor SR34 isoform X1, with product MSSRASRTLYVGNLPGDIREREVEDLFYKYGPIAHIDLKIPPRPPGYAFVEFEESRDAEDAIRGRDGYDFDGHRLRVELAHGGRGHSSSIDRHSHSSGRGGRGGASRRSEYRVLVTGLPSSASWQDLKDHMRRAGDVCFSQVFHDGGGTVGIVDYTNYDDMKFAIRKLDDSEFRNAFSRAYVRVKEYDSSRSFSRSRSRSYSRGKSASRSRSRSYSRSRSQSKSPKAKSSRRSRSRSVSSRSHSGSKPRSLSGSRSRSRSPLPTRQKRASKSPKKHSPSKSPSRSRSRSPSKSLSR from the exons ATGAGTAGTCGTGCGAGTAGAACTCTTTATGTTGGCAATCTCCCTGGTGACATTCGAGAGAGAGAAGTAGAAGACCTGTTTTATAAG TATGGGCCTATAGCTCACATTGATCTGAAAATCCCCCCTAGACCCCCTGGCTATGCATTTGTTGAG TTTGAAGAGTCTCGTGATGCTGAAGATGCTATTCGAGGTCGTGATGGTTATGATTTTGATGGGCACCGATTGCGG GTGGAACTGGCACATGGTGGGCGTGGACATTCATCATCAATAGATCGGCATAGTCATAGCAGTGGTCGAGGTGGCCGGGGTGGAGCATCTAGGCGCTCTGAATACCGTG TGTTAGTCACTGGATTACCCTCTTCTGCTTCGTGGCAAGACTTAAAG GATCACATGCGCCGTGCAGGGGATGTTTGTTTCTCTCAAGTTTTCCATGATGGTGGTG GTACAGTGGGGATTGTGGATTACACAAACTACGATGACATGAAATTTGCA ATCAGGAAACTTGATGATTCTGAGTTTCGGAATGCATTTAGTCGGGCATATGTTCGA GTGAAGGAATATGATTCGAGCCGGAGCTTTTCTAGGAGTCGCAGTCGATCCTACTCAAGGGGCAAGAGCGCTAGTCGCAGCCGCAGCCGAAGCTATAGTCGCAGCAGGAGCCAGAg CAAGTCTCCAAAGGCCAAATCCTCCCGTCGATCACGTTCTAGGTCTGTTTCTTCACGTTCTCACTCTGGGTCAAAGCCACGCTCTTTGTCAGG ATCTCGATCAAGATCCAGATCTCCATTACCCACT CGTCAGAAACGAGCTAGCAAAAGCCCAAAGAAGCATAGTCCCAGCAAGAGCCCGAGCAGAAGCCGCAGCAGAAGCCCAAGCAAAAGCCTTTCCCG GTGA